A window of the Oscillospiraceae bacterium genome harbors these coding sequences:
- a CDS encoding phosphatidate cytidylyltransferase, protein MKVLDSIRKRLISALAILILLAAVVLCNSRFPLALNIVIAIISIMGVWEISSALQMTRQVALVVPSMLLAAVLPFTENGYLRYLCFFIYTIALFGAMILYHSVITFREVAIIYSMAILIPTALQTLVLLRDAGGKHGMFHVIVAIFAAWVADAGAYIFGSLFGKHKMCPNISPKKTVEGAVGGIIADIAIMLLFGFIFQNLYWYGSVHVNYWVLAVIGLVGSLLSMLGDLSFSIIKRSCHIKDFSEIIPGHGGILDRFDSVIFVAPFVYLFLQVFPMVYH, encoded by the coding sequence ATGAAAGTACTGGATTCAATCAGAAAGAGGCTGATTTCAGCGCTTGCGATTCTTATCCTGTTGGCTGCAGTCGTTTTGTGCAACTCACGGTTTCCGCTTGCCCTCAATATCGTCATCGCCATTATCAGCATTATGGGTGTTTGGGAAATTTCCTCTGCGCTGCAAATGACGCGGCAGGTAGCGCTTGTGGTTCCCAGCATGCTCTTAGCAGCAGTGCTGCCGTTTACGGAAAATGGTTATCTGCGGTATTTGTGCTTTTTTATTTATACCATTGCACTTTTTGGCGCGATGATTCTTTACCATTCCGTTATCACGTTCCGCGAGGTTGCCATTATTTACAGCATGGCAATTCTTATACCGACTGCGCTGCAGACTTTGGTGCTGCTGCGCGATGCGGGTGGAAAGCATGGGATGTTTCATGTGATTGTTGCAATTTTCGCGGCGTGGGTCGCGGACGCGGGCGCCTATATTTTTGGCAGCTTGTTTGGTAAACACAAGATGTGTCCCAATATCAGCCCTAAAAAGACAGTAGAGGGCGCTGTCGGTGGTATTATTGCCGATATTGCCATTATGCTGCTCTTTGGCTTCATTTTTCAAAATCTGTACTGGTATGGTTCTGTGCATGTCAACTACTGGGTCCTTGCAGTAATCGGCTTAGTGGGTTCTTTGCTCTCCATGCTGGGCGATCTCAGCTTTTCTATCATCAAGCGCAGCTGCCATATCAAAGATTTCAGCGAGATTATTCCCGGACATGGCGGCATTTTAGACCGCTTTGACAGTGTCATTTTTGTTGCGCCGTTTGTTTATTTGTTTTTACAGGTATTCCCGATGGTATATCATTAA
- a CDS encoding 1-deoxy-D-xylulose-5-phosphate reductoisomerase: MKKCISLLGSTGSIGTQTLQVARSLRLNVCALAAYSNIDLLEKQIREFHPQLAAVYQEKAAAELKRRVADTDTTILTGLDGLCAAACIPAADVVLNAVVGIAGLQPTLAAISADKDIALANKETLVAGGALVQDALQKHKGTLVPVDSEHSAIFQCLQGTPRKALKKILLTASGGPFFGKKREELASVTPEQALKHPNWNMGAKVTIDSATLMNKGLEVMEAGWLFHVPCEQIQVVVQRESIIHSMVEFADNAIIAQLGTADMRLPIQYALTYPDRVPGPVQELDLVKVGKLTFYEPDPKTFTCFSACMEAMKRGGAVPAAANGANEAAVSLFLQKKVSFLQIGDLVNAAVRSQPDVSDLSLEVIMKADKNAREYVLSHV, encoded by the coding sequence ATGAAAAAATGTATTTCTCTTTTGGGCTCTACCGGCTCTATCGGCACCCAAACGCTGCAGGTTGCACGCAGTCTGCGGCTGAATGTCTGTGCACTTGCCGCATATTCTAATATTGATTTGCTGGAAAAGCAGATACGTGAATTCCATCCGCAGCTGGCAGCCGTTTATCAGGAAAAGGCAGCGGCAGAATTAAAGCGCCGTGTAGCGGATACCGATACAACAATTCTTACCGGTCTTGACGGGCTGTGTGCTGCAGCCTGCATTCCGGCAGCAGATGTCGTTCTCAATGCAGTCGTTGGCATTGCCGGATTACAGCCTACCCTGGCAGCAATTTCAGCCGACAAAGATATTGCTTTAGCTAATAAAGAAACCCTGGTGGCGGGCGGCGCTCTGGTACAGGACGCTCTGCAAAAGCACAAAGGCACCCTGGTGCCGGTCGACAGCGAACACAGTGCTATTTTCCAGTGCCTGCAGGGAACTCCGCGGAAAGCTTTGAAAAAAATTCTGCTGACAGCATCCGGCGGACCTTTTTTCGGCAAAAAGCGGGAGGAACTTGCTTCTGTTACGCCGGAGCAGGCGCTGAAGCACCCTAATTGGAATATGGGCGCTAAGGTCACCATTGATTCTGCTACCCTGATGAACAAAGGACTGGAGGTCATGGAAGCCGGCTGGCTGTTCCATGTGCCTTGTGAGCAGATACAAGTAGTGGTACAGCGAGAAAGCATCATCCATTCCATGGTCGAGTTTGCCGACAACGCCATTATTGCGCAGCTCGGCACAGCAGATATGCGTCTACCAATTCAGTATGCGCTGACTTATCCGGACCGTGTGCCCGGTCCTGTGCAAGAACTTGACCTTGTCAAAGTGGGAAAACTCACTTTTTATGAGCCAGACCCCAAAACGTTTACCTGTTTTTCCGCCTGCATGGAAGCCATGAAACGTGGCGGTGCGGTACCGGCCGCAGCGAATGGCGCAAATGAAGCAGCTGTTTCGCTTTTCCTGCAAAAGAAGGTTTCTTTTCTGCAGATTGGCGATTTGGTAAACGCGGCTGTTCGCAGTCAGCCGGACGTTTCCGATTTATCATTGGAAGTCATAATGAAAGCAGATAAAAATGCGCGTGAATACGTGCTGTCACATGTGTAA
- a CDS encoding M50 family metallopeptidase, translating into MHEAGHFFTAKACKIRVDEFSIGMGPRLAHKQIGETDYSLRALPIGGFCAMPGEDGQDEDGNPCVDPRAFCNKPKWQRFLVLIMGGTMNILLGLVLMSILLGQESVFASATISKFDSQSALQSAGLQVGDRFTSINGYKIHTYNDLAFSLALANPDSVNLQVSRAGKTVSLQNVKLHTTTASNGKKMTRLDFYVSPIKKTPLTLLQHTFTDTVSVVRQVWVSLAGLVSGRFGLNDVTGPVGLVQVISESANAGLQESFASAVNNIVYVIMVITVNLGIVNLLPIPALDGGKILFLLIEAIRRKPLNPKYAAAVESAFFGLLLVFMAVVAVSDVLRIATGHGLGG; encoded by the coding sequence ATCCACGAAGCAGGGCATTTCTTCACGGCGAAAGCCTGTAAAATTCGTGTAGACGAATTTTCTATTGGAATGGGTCCACGCCTTGCGCATAAGCAGATAGGGGAAACAGACTACTCTCTGCGTGCTTTGCCAATTGGCGGTTTTTGTGCCATGCCCGGTGAAGACGGCCAAGATGAAGACGGTAATCCCTGTGTAGACCCGCGCGCTTTTTGTAACAAACCCAAATGGCAGCGCTTTTTGGTCCTCATCATGGGCGGAACAATGAATATTCTTTTAGGCTTAGTCCTGATGAGTATCCTTTTAGGGCAGGAGTCTGTCTTTGCCTCTGCTACAATCAGCAAATTTGACAGCCAGTCGGCACTGCAGAGCGCTGGGCTGCAAGTAGGCGACCGTTTTACCAGCATCAATGGTTATAAAATTCATACGTATAATGACCTAGCTTTTTCACTTGCACTGGCAAATCCAGATTCTGTAAATCTGCAGGTCAGCCGGGCAGGGAAGACGGTATCTCTGCAGAATGTAAAGCTCCATACCACAACAGCATCTAACGGCAAAAAAATGACACGACTGGATTTTTACGTGAGTCCTATCAAAAAAACACCGCTTACCCTGCTGCAGCATACTTTCACAGATACGGTTTCTGTAGTACGACAGGTCTGGGTCAGCCTTGCCGGGCTGGTGAGCGGTCGGTTTGGCCTGAATGATGTGACAGGGCCTGTCGGTTTGGTGCAGGTTATCAGCGAATCCGCCAACGCGGGTTTGCAAGAAAGCTTTGCTTCCGCTGTCAACAATATCGTTTATGTCATTATGGTCATTACGGTCAACTTGGGCATTGTCAATCTTCTGCCGATTCCCGCTCTGGACGGCGGAAAAATTTTGTTCTTACTGATTGAGGCAATCCGCCGCAAACCGCTGAATCCAAAATACGCGGCAGCAGTGGAGTCTGCTTTCTTTGGGCTGCTGCTGGTGTTTATGGCTGTTGTTGCCGTCAGTGATGTGCTGCGCATTGCGACCGGTCACGGACTGGGAGGTTAA
- the ispG gene encoding flavodoxin-dependent (E)-4-hydroxy-3-methylbut-2-enyl-diphosphate synthase, which yields MRKSKQVMVGNVAVGGGAPITVQSMLNIPSTDIPDSVQQAVKLQQAGCQILRAAIPDEAAVKLIPVIKSTVSIPLVADIHFDYRLALAAADAGVDAIRINPGNIGGEERVKAVVEKCREKHLPIRIGVNSGSLEKDLLQKYGGPTPEALVESALKHAALLEKFDFTDIVISIKSSDVDTTIRAYELCAKKCPYPLHLGVTETGTERMGLIKSAIGIGSLLQQGIGDTIRVSLTADPVREVYAGQDILRALKMGRPGPTLVSCPTCGRTRIDIIKIANEVEERLRGCSKPITVAVMGCAVNGPGEAREADVGIAGGDGVGLLFKKGKIVRRVPESELVPALMEEIDRL from the coding sequence ATGAGGAAAAGCAAGCAGGTTATGGTGGGGAACGTTGCAGTTGGCGGCGGTGCACCGATCACTGTGCAGTCTATGCTGAATATTCCCTCTACAGATATTCCCGACAGTGTGCAGCAGGCTGTAAAGTTGCAGCAGGCTGGCTGCCAAATTTTACGCGCGGCGATTCCAGACGAGGCGGCAGTCAAGCTGATTCCCGTCATCAAATCCACAGTATCCATTCCGCTTGTCGCGGATATCCACTTTGACTATCGCCTGGCTTTGGCCGCAGCAGATGCCGGCGTTGACGCAATCCGTATCAATCCGGGCAATATCGGCGGCGAAGAGCGCGTAAAAGCAGTTGTAGAAAAGTGCAGGGAGAAACATTTGCCGATTCGTATCGGGGTCAATTCCGGTTCTCTAGAAAAGGACCTGCTGCAAAAATATGGCGGCCCCACACCAGAGGCTTTGGTAGAGAGTGCACTGAAGCATGCCGCTCTGCTGGAAAAATTTGATTTTACGGATATTGTTATCTCCATTAAGTCCTCAGATGTTGATACCACCATTCGCGCCTATGAGCTTTGTGCTAAAAAGTGCCCGTACCCGCTGCATTTGGGTGTTACCGAAACTGGCACCGAGCGAATGGGCCTTATCAAATCGGCTATTGGCATCGGTTCACTGCTGCAGCAAGGCATTGGCGACACCATTCGGGTTTCGCTGACAGCAGACCCAGTGCGTGAAGTGTATGCCGGGCAGGATATTCTGCGTGCGCTGAAAATGGGCAGGCCCGGTCCCACACTGGTTTCCTGTCCAACCTGTGGGCGCACGCGCATTGATATTATAAAAATTGCGAATGAAGTGGAAGAACGGCTGCGCGGCTGCAGCAAGCCCATTACTGTGGCAGTCATGGGTTGTGCCGTAAATGGCCCTGGGGAAGCCCGGGAAGCTGACGTTGGCATAGCCGGCGGTGATGGCGTTGGTCTGCTCTTTAAAAAAGGAAAGATCGTTCGCCGCGTACCAGAAAGCGAGCTGGTACCGGCACTGATGGAAGAAATTGATCGATTATAG